One window of Cellulomonas shaoxiangyii genomic DNA carries:
- a CDS encoding DUF5677 domain-containing protein produces MSPPEDAEFRAIARELIDLWHTGVAEGVRVNQRESPLIGLVVYALHAHAVNLAESVLTLYERDLGHASVALIRQLVECAFTAVWIERFGQRAAGALLHEEARSRRWSIQTFLDLGVVDDARALDDAIAALDELESAASPPGRTFQGRCEDFENGLSVYAIYRALSQFSHAGTATTQWYVHDDGTGARDVAPWGLAVSRTPTLVDVDDWFRIVPVMLVHSGLAWDRLDGHHHARTRLKQLAQHFRITVKNQPSARGLQNERDREKKAKAARKSRRTPGA; encoded by the coding sequence ATGTCGCCTCCCGAGGACGCGGAGTTTCGCGCCATCGCTCGTGAACTCATCGACCTGTGGCATACAGGCGTTGCGGAAGGCGTGCGCGTGAACCAGCGCGAGTCGCCGTTGATCGGTCTGGTCGTCTACGCGCTGCACGCGCACGCCGTGAACCTCGCCGAGTCGGTCCTGACGTTGTACGAACGGGACCTCGGCCACGCGTCCGTGGCCCTGATACGGCAGTTAGTGGAGTGCGCGTTCACCGCGGTGTGGATCGAGCGGTTCGGTCAGCGCGCGGCCGGTGCACTGCTTCACGAGGAGGCACGCAGTCGTCGGTGGTCGATCCAGACCTTCCTCGACCTGGGCGTCGTCGACGACGCCCGCGCCCTCGACGACGCCATCGCGGCGCTGGACGAGCTCGAGTCGGCCGCGAGTCCGCCGGGACGCACGTTCCAGGGCCGCTGCGAGGACTTCGAGAACGGCCTGAGCGTCTACGCGATCTACCGGGCACTGAGCCAGTTCTCCCACGCGGGGACCGCGACGACGCAGTGGTACGTGCACGACGACGGCACCGGGGCGCGCGACGTGGCCCCGTGGGGTCTTGCGGTGTCGCGTACACCCACGTTGGTGGACGTCGACGACTGGTTTCGGATCGTGCCGGTCATGCTGGTCCACAGCGGTCTGGCGTGGGACCGCCTCGACGGCCACCATCACGCTCGGACGCGGCTCAAGCAGCTCGCGCAGCATTTCAGGATCACGGTGAAGAACCAGCCCTCGGCCAGGGGCCTGCAGAACGAGCGCGACCGGGAGAAGAAGGCCAAGGCGGCCCGGAAGTCCCGCCGCACGCCCGGCGCTTAG
- a CDS encoding replicative DNA helicase, with protein sequence MTIEDLEFGAPPAERSSRGGGFDRTPPQDLDAERSVLGGMMISKDAIADVIEQIRGTDFYRPAHEVIYDAIIDLYGRGEPADAITVSDELTKRGEIARIGGAPYLHTLIAGVPTAANAGFYARIVRERSILRKLVEAGTRIVQLGYATDGGDVDELVNNAQAEVYAVTERRASEDYLPLSEIIGGTVDEIEAAGHRGEGMIGVPTGFADFDRLTNGLHPGQMIVIAARPAIGKSTVGIDIVRSAAIKHNMAAVVFSLEMSRNEITMRLLSAEARVHLQKLRTGAMGEEDWAKIAATMGRISEAPLFIDDSPNMSLMEIRAKCRRLKQRHDLKLVVIDYLQLMTSGKRVESRQQEVSEFSRALKLLAKELEVPVIAISQLNRGPEQRTDKKPQMSDLRESGCLTEDTRVLRADTGAETSLGEMFALGHKDVPIWALDDRLQYVRRHLTHVFPTGVKPVYRLRLASGKEVTATANHPFLTYEGWTALGELEVGSRVGVPRHVPGPERSQAWDDRKVVMLAHLLGDGSFVKRQPVRYASVDEANLTAVSDAATAFGITPIRDDYAAARVTTLRLPAPFRLARGKRNPVAEWLDQFGLFGARSHEKFVPTAVFHLPKAQISLFVRHIWATDGSVTVNANGRSGRIYYASTSRRLVDDLSRLLLRFGISTRIRRTQKTGYRDGWTLDISGVDDQRRFLQEIGVHGARGAQADRLLEIIRDTRANTNVDTVPRQVWEDVRDLLAERGMTHREFAAALGTQFCGSTMWKHAPSRQRLGRIAEVLDSQELEIMAVNDLLWDEVVAIEALGEQQVFDATVVGTHNFIANGIAVHNSIEQDADMVILLHREDAYEKESPRAGEADLIVAKHRNGPTDTITVAFQGHYSRFVDMQM encoded by the coding sequence GTGACCATCGAGGACCTCGAGTTCGGCGCACCGCCGGCGGAGCGCAGCAGCAGGGGCGGTGGCTTCGACCGCACCCCGCCGCAGGACCTCGACGCCGAGCGCTCCGTGCTCGGCGGCATGATGATCAGCAAGGACGCCATCGCCGACGTCATCGAGCAGATCCGGGGCACCGACTTCTACCGCCCCGCGCACGAGGTCATCTACGACGCGATCATCGACCTCTACGGCCGTGGCGAGCCCGCCGACGCCATCACCGTCTCGGACGAGCTGACCAAGCGCGGCGAGATCGCCCGCATCGGCGGCGCGCCCTACCTGCACACGCTCATCGCCGGGGTCCCGACCGCGGCGAACGCGGGGTTCTACGCGCGGATCGTCCGGGAGCGGTCGATCCTGCGCAAGCTCGTCGAGGCGGGCACGCGCATCGTCCAGCTCGGCTACGCGACCGACGGCGGCGACGTCGACGAGCTCGTCAACAACGCCCAGGCCGAGGTCTACGCCGTCACCGAGCGGCGCGCGTCCGAGGACTACCTGCCGCTGTCGGAGATCATCGGCGGCACGGTCGACGAGATCGAGGCGGCCGGTCACCGCGGCGAGGGCATGATCGGCGTGCCGACCGGCTTCGCGGACTTCGACCGGCTGACGAACGGCCTGCACCCGGGCCAGATGATCGTCATCGCGGCGCGGCCGGCCATCGGCAAGTCGACGGTGGGTATCGACATCGTCCGATCTGCGGCGATCAAGCACAACATGGCCGCTGTTGTCTTCTCCCTCGAGATGAGCCGCAACGAGATCACGATGCGTCTGCTCTCCGCCGAGGCGCGCGTGCACCTGCAGAAGCTGCGCACGGGCGCGATGGGCGAGGAGGACTGGGCGAAGATCGCCGCGACCATGGGCCGTATCTCCGAGGCCCCGCTGTTCATCGACGACTCGCCGAACATGTCGCTCATGGAGATCCGCGCCAAGTGCCGGCGCCTGAAGCAGCGGCACGACCTCAAGCTCGTCGTCATCGACTACCTCCAGCTGATGACGTCCGGCAAGCGCGTCGAGTCCCGCCAGCAGGAGGTCTCCGAGTTCTCGCGTGCGCTCAAGCTGCTGGCCAAGGAGCTCGAGGTCCCGGTCATCGCGATCTCGCAGCTGAACCGTGGCCCGGAGCAGAGAACCGACAAGAAGCCGCAGATGAGCGACCTTCGTGAGTCGGGCTGCCTCACCGAGGACACCCGCGTGCTCCGCGCCGACACGGGTGCCGAGACCAGCCTGGGCGAGATGTTCGCCCTCGGGCACAAGGACGTCCCGATCTGGGCGCTCGACGACCGGCTGCAGTACGTGCGCCGCCACCTCACGCACGTCTTCCCCACGGGTGTGAAGCCGGTGTATCGGTTGCGGCTCGCGTCGGGCAAGGAGGTCACGGCGACCGCCAACCACCCGTTCCTCACCTACGAGGGCTGGACGGCACTGGGCGAGCTGGAGGTCGGGTCCCGGGTCGGCGTGCCGAGGCACGTGCCCGGGCCCGAGCGCAGCCAGGCGTGGGACGACCGCAAGGTCGTGATGCTGGCGCACCTGCTCGGTGACGGGTCGTTCGTGAAGCGTCAGCCCGTGCGGTACGCGTCGGTCGACGAGGCGAACCTCACCGCCGTGTCGGACGCCGCGACCGCCTTCGGCATCACGCCGATCCGGGACGACTACGCGGCTGCGCGCGTGACCACGCTGCGGCTGCCGGCCCCGTTCCGCCTCGCCCGGGGCAAGCGGAACCCCGTCGCGGAGTGGCTCGACCAGTTCGGGCTCTTCGGCGCGCGCAGCCACGAGAAGTTCGTGCCGACCGCCGTCTTCCACCTGCCCAAGGCGCAGATCTCGCTATTCGTCCGCCACATCTGGGCCACGGACGGATCGGTCACGGTCAACGCGAACGGCCGGTCCGGGCGCATCTACTACGCGTCCACCTCGCGCCGCCTGGTCGACGACCTGTCGCGGCTCCTGCTGCGGTTCGGGATCTCCACCCGCATCCGGCGGACGCAGAAGACCGGCTACCGCGACGGGTGGACGCTGGACATCTCGGGCGTCGACGACCAGCGCCGTTTCCTGCAGGAGATCGGTGTGCACGGCGCTCGCGGTGCACAGGCGGACCGCCTGCTGGAGATCATCCGAGACACCCGCGCCAACACGAACGTCGACACGGTGCCCCGTCAGGTCTGGGAGGACGTGCGCGACCTGCTCGCCGAGCGGGGCATGACGCACCGGGAGTTCGCCGCCGCCCTCGGCACGCAGTTCTGCGGCTCGACCATGTGGAAGCACGCCCCGTCGCGGCAGCGGCTCGGCCGCATCGCGGAGGTCCTCGACTCCCAGGAGCTCGAGATCATGGCGGTCAACGACCTGCTCTGGGACGAGGTGGTGGCGATCGAGGCGCTGGGGGAGCAGCAGGTCTTCGACGCCACCGTGGTGGGGACCCACAACTTCATTGCGAACGGCATCGCCGTCCACAACAGCATCGAGCAGGACGCCGACATGGTGATCCTGCTGCACCGCGAGGACGCGTACGAGAAGGAATCGCCGCGCGCGGGCGAGGCCGACCTCATCGTGGCCAAGCACCGAAACGGCCCGACCGACACCATCACCGTGGCATTCCAGGGGCACTACTCGCGATTCGTCGACATGCAGATGTGA